A genomic segment from Stegostoma tigrinum isolate sSteTig4 chromosome 1, sSteTig4.hap1, whole genome shotgun sequence encodes:
- the LOC125459267 gene encoding alcohol dehydrogenase class-3 yields the protein MAGTEGKVIKCKAAVAWEAGKPLSIEEVEVAPPKAHEVRIKITATAVCHTDAYTLSGSDSEGVFPVILGHEGAGIVESVGEGVTRVKAGDRVIPLYIPQCGACKFCLNPNTNLCQKIRVTQGQGLMPDKTSRFTCKGQLVYHYMGTSTFSEYTVVADISLAKVDSAAPLDKVCLLGCGISTGYGAVVNTAKVHPGSTCAVFGLGGVGLAAIMGCKVAGATRIIGVDLNKDKFAKAKEFGATEFVNPKDYEKPIQEVLVELTDGGVDYSFECIGNVKTMRAALEACHKGWGTSVIIGVAPAGHEIATRPFQLVTGRTWKGTAFGGWKSVESVPKLVQEYMAKKIMVDEFVTHTLPFDQINEGFDLMTSGNSIRSVLLF from the exons ATGGCGGGGACGGAGGGCAAG GTTATCAAATGTAAAGCTGCTGTTGCCTGGGAAGCAGGAAAACCTCTTAGTATTGAGGAAGTGGAAGTTGCACCTCCCAAAGCTCATGAAGTTCGAATTAAG ATTACTGCCACTGCTGTCTGCCACACTGATGCCTACACCTTGAGTGGCTCAGATTCAGAGGGAGTTTTCCCTGTTATCCTCGGACATGAAGGTGCTGGGATAGTGGAAAGTGTTGGAGAGGGAGTGACTCGTGTCAAAGCAG GGGATCGAGTAATTCCACTTTACATCCCACAATGTGGGGCTTGCAAGTTTTGCCTGAACCCCAACACCAATCTCTGCCAGAAGATCAG GGTGACCCAGGGCCAGGGTCTGATGCCTGATAAGACTAGCCGATTCACCTGTAAGGGCCAACTGGTTTACCACTACATGGGGACTAGCACCTTCTCTGAATACACTGTTGTTGCAGATATCTCACTGGCTAAAGTTGACAGTGCAGCTCCACTGGATAAGGTTTGCCTGTTGGGGTGTGGTATTTCCACTGGCTATGGTGCAGTTGTCAATACAGCCAAG GTTCATCCAGGCTCTACCTGTGCTGTGTTTGGACTGGGAGGAGTGGGTTTGGCAGCCATTATGGGATGTAAGGTTGCTGGTGCCACTCGGATCATTGGGGTTGACCTCAACAAAGACAAGTTTGCAAAGGCTAAAGAGTTTGGTGCAACTGAATTCGTCAACCCTAAGGATTATGAAAAACCCATTCAAGAAGTTTTGGTTGAATTAACAGATGGTGGAGTGGACTATTCCTTTGAGTGTATTGGTAATGTCAAGACCATG AGAGCTGCCCTTGAAGCATGCCACAAGGGTTGGGGAACCAGTGTGATAATAGGGGTGGCACCTGCTGGACATGAAATTGCAACTCGGCCCTTCCAGTTGGTGACTGGTCGTACGTGGAAAGGAACAGCATTTGGAG GGTGGAAGAGTGTGGAGAGTGTGCCAAAGCTTGTGCAAGAATACATGGCTAAAAAAATAATGGTGGATGAGTTTGTAACTCATACACTCCCTTTTGACCAGATCAATGAGGGTTTTGATCTGATGACCAGTGGAAACAG cattcGCAGCGTCCTCTTGTTTTGA